Proteins from a genomic interval of Sulfitobacter donghicola DSW-25 = KCTC 12864 = JCM 14565:
- a CDS encoding PfkB family carbohydrate kinase: MVTGTFLGLSTLDLITMTENFPNEDTKTLSLQSEIFAGGPALNAAITYAMLGGHARLVSMVGANSNRSIEIRRELDKHGIDLIDLADPDFEPPLAVIISAKEKSSRTVITSPISDPSGDMSALAERIKDTDVFLWDQHYPTSMMDILQTKDSRAEVVIDAGSLRAQSAFALEVADHFLASQKFETQANTEGFPAQNPNASWVITRGAEAITIKQGAQENTLHPPKVISVDTLGAGDVFHGAFCYYKSTGADLIKATENAMLVASNSTQVFGPRDGVKPV, encoded by the coding sequence ATGGTAACAGGCACATTTCTGGGGCTTTCCACATTGGACCTCATCACCATGACCGAAAACTTCCCGAATGAGGATACAAAAACCCTATCCCTCCAGTCTGAGATCTTTGCTGGCGGCCCTGCCCTGAATGCCGCGATCACCTATGCCATGCTGGGCGGTCACGCGCGGCTGGTGTCCATGGTCGGGGCCAATAGCAACCGCTCGATCGAGATCAGACGAGAGCTGGACAAACACGGGATCGACCTCATTGATCTGGCCGATCCCGATTTTGAACCACCCCTTGCCGTGATCATTTCCGCAAAGGAAAAAAGCAGCCGAACTGTCATTACCTCGCCCATATCCGACCCGTCGGGCGACATGTCTGCGCTGGCGGAAAGGATAAAAGACACCGATGTCTTTTTGTGGGATCAGCACTATCCAACCTCGATGATGGACATTCTACAAACCAAAGACAGCCGCGCCGAAGTCGTCATTGACGCGGGCAGCCTGCGGGCGCAATCGGCTTTCGCGCTCGAGGTTGCAGACCACTTTCTTGCCTCGCAAAAATTCGAAACCCAAGCCAACACCGAAGGCTTCCCCGCCCAAAACCCGAACGCAAGCTGGGTCATCACACGCGGCGCCGAGGCGATCACCATCAAACAGGGCGCGCAGGAAAATACACTGCACCCGCCCAAGGTAATCTCGGTGGATACGTTGGGCGCGGGCGATGTTTTTCACGGCGCCTTTTGCTATTACAAATCAACAGGGGCGGATTTGATCAAGGCCACCGAAAACGCAATGCTGGTTGCCTCAAACTCAACGCAGGTCTTTGGCCCCAGAGACGGGGTAAAACCGGTATGA